A window from Lepus europaeus isolate LE1 chromosome 20, mLepTim1.pri, whole genome shotgun sequence encodes these proteins:
- the TRA2A gene encoding transformer-2 protein homolog alpha, translating to MSDVEENNFEGRESRSQSKSPTGTPARVKSESRSGSRSPSRVSKHSESHSQSRSKSRSRSRRHSHRRYTRSRSHSHSHRRRSRSRSYTPEYRRRRSRSHSPMSNRRRHTGSRANPDPNTCLGVFGLSLYTTERDLREVFSRYGPLSGVNVVYDQRTGRSRGFAFVYFERIDDSKEAMERANGMELDGRRIRVDYSITKRAHTPTPGIYMGRPTHSGGGGGGGGGGGGGGGGRRRDSYYDRGYDRGYDRYEDYDYRYRRRSPSPYYSRYRSRSRSRSYSPRRY from the exons GAGTCTCGCTCTCAGTCAAAATCTCCAACGGGAACTCCTGCTCGTGTAAAATCGGAGAGCAGGTCAGGATCTCGTAGTCCATCAAGGGTTTCCAAACATTCTGAATCCCATTCTCAATCAAGATCAAAATCCAG GTCGAGGTCAAGGAGGCATTCTCATAGACGCTACACTCGATCCAGATCCCACTCTCATTCTCATAGGAGACGATCTCGAAGTAGGTCGTACACACCAGAGTACCGGCGGCGAAGGAGCCGAAGTCATTCTCCAATGTCTAACCGCAGAAGACACACCGGAAGCAGG GCAAATCCAGATCCCAACACTTGTCTTGGAGTTTTTGGCCTCAGTTTGTAcacaacagagagagatcttcgtgAAGTGTTTTCTCGATACGGACCACTGAGCGGTGTCAATGTAGTTTATGATCAGCGAACTGGGAGATCTCGAggatttgcttttgtttattttgagaggATAGATGACTCAAAGGAG GCTATGGAAAGAGCAAATGGAATGGAGTTGGATGGGAGAAGAATTCGTGTGGACTATTCCATCACCAAGAGAGCGCACACACCTACACCAGGCATCTACATGGGCAGACCAACTCA cagtggtggtggcggtggcggtggagGTGgcggaggaggtggaggtggcggCAGACGTCGGGACTCTTACTATGATAGAGGTTACGATCGTGGCTATGACAGATACGAAGACTACGATTACCGGTACAG aAGACGATCACCTTCTCCTTACTACAGTCGATACAGATCGCGGTCAAGATCTCGTTCCTACAGCCCAA gGCGCTATTGA